ACAGAGCTCTGGTGCGGGCTGTTCCAGCAATGTCCATCTCGTATTGTCTGCTAAAAGTTCTTCGGCATCATAACCGTGTTTTTCTAAAATCCCCGGAATCTCAGAGTGAACAATGACTTGTTGAAAGATATTTTCATGGTAGTCTTCCGCTTCATTTTCAAAGACAACATCAACTACATGGGAAAAAGCCGTGTGTGATACGTCGTGGAGCAGGCCCGCTATCTGCTCTTCTATCGTTCCTCCCAGCTTTTTGATGAGGAGCATCACGCCAAGAGAGTGCTCATACCGTGTCACATCCCACTTTCGATTGACTAAAAAGCTTGCTCCGCCTTGATAGATTCCTTTTAACCTTTGCACCGGCGCGCTCTTGATAAGCTCTTCCAGCACCCCGTTTATTTGGTGCTGTCCATAAATGATATCGTTGATTTTCATACCGTCACCTCAACATCTATTTTCTAATTGTTATATATTGTATATTGATATTGCACATTTTCTAAAAGGAGGATTACGATGAAGATTGTCGCAAGCAATGAGTTGCCGCAATATATAATAACCGATTTTTTTGCCAAGCATTGGGGTTCACCCGAAATGGTGATTTCCAGCGGCGTTTTTCGATGTGATGAATTAGATGGCTATGCCGCTTTAGATGAGGATGGCCAAATCATCGGTTTTATTACATACGTGATAGATGGAAAAGATTGTGAAATCATTTCATTAGATCGTATCATTGAAAAGAAAGGAATCGGCACAGCTTTACTGCAGCAGGTTGAAGAGACGGCTAAAATTGCCCATTGTCAACGAATAAAGCTTATCACAACAAATGATAATGTATATGCGATGGCGTTTTATCAAAAGAGAGGCTATCAATTCACCGCATTGTTTCCGAATGCAGTTGAAAAAGCGAGGCGACTCAAGCCGGAGATTCCTAAGAAAGCTGAAAACGGCATTTTAATTCGAGATGAAATTCTTTTTTCAAAGGTAATTGATTAAATGAATAGGAGTTGTTTTATGTCCAGTCATTATAAATACCCTCTCATTTTCACAGCATCTTTATTAGTGGCTTTCTGCTTGATCTTTTTTTCCTATCATCTGTTTCATGATGTGCGATTGGAGTATCCGAACTGGCAGGGAGAAAGCAAAGATCGGAATTGGGAAGCAGTTTTCACAAAAAATGAAGATGCACCGAATGAATACAGCGGCAATCTTTATTGGATAGGCGATACGGCTCAAGCAGACCACACTTATGTCGAGTCACTGATTGTGAAAAAAGATCATGAGGTTCTGTTACGTTCTCATACTGAAATCCCCATGCGCGATTATTCCGGCGGCACTTCCCGCGATGGAAGCGCAAAAGAGACATCCGTTTCTTTTTTAGAGCGGTTAGATGAACATGAGTTTGAAGGCCATGATATTACGGTTGAAGTGATATGGAAGCAAGGTGATCATGCTACTGCGAGTCAGTTTTCCCTTAATGAAAAGACCTTGTTTGATCATTAAATAAAAGCGGGGAATCTCATAGAGGTCCCTGCTTTCCGCTTGCAAATTGTCCGGTAAGTCTCTCTGCCCCCCCTTATCCCCGCAGGCATTCAGCCTGATCTTTTTATATGCTCGTCCTCACTCCGTCGGAAGGGCCTCATTGTCCGCGACTCTCTTATTCTTGTAAATCCAATCTTTAAAATCAATTCATATTCGCTTAACAATTTAAAAATATAATGAGGTTGTCATTGAGATTCATCTATTTTTAGGAGGTTATCCAGTTGAAAAAATTCCCGAAGAAATTACTGCCTATCGCGCTTTTATCAACTATTGCGTTCAGCAGCTTAGCCGGCGGCAGTGTGCCTGAAGCTAGCGCCAAGGAAAAGAAAAAGGGGAATCAAGACGAAATTAAGAATGTGATCGTTCTGATTGGTGATGGTATGGGTGTGTCGTATACGTCCGCTTATCGTTATTTAAAGGATAATAAAAAGACAAAGTTTGTAGAGCCTACCGCTTTTGATCAATACCTTGTCGGCCAGCAAACGACTTACCCTGAAGATCCAGAACAAAACGTAACAGATTCTGCAGCTGCGGCTACGGCTATGTCAGCTGGAGTGAAAACATATAACAATGCGATTGCGGTGGATAACGACGGGTCAGAGGTCAAGACGGTTCTTGAAGCAGCGAAAGAAAAAGGAAAATCAACAGGACTTGTGGCCACTTCAGAAATCACACACGCCACTCCGGCCTCTTTCGGTTCCCACAATCACAGCCGGAAAAACATGAACTCGATTGCCGATGACTATTTTGATGAAATGGTAAACGGCAAACACAAAATTGATGTGCTTCTCGGCGGAGGAAAAAGCAATTTTGACCGAAAGGACCGCAATTTGATCAAAGAATTCAAAAAAGCGGGATACAGCTATGTGGATAACCGCAAGAACATGCTTAAAAATAAAGACAGCCAAGTTCTCGGCCTATTCGCTGACGGCGGCCTGCCTAAAATGATTGACCGCACGAAGGATATTCCTTCATTAAAAGATATGACAAACATTGCTATTAAAAAATTAAACAAGAATAAAGACGGTTTCTTCCTCATGGTGGAAGGCAGCCAGATTGACTGGGCGGGACATGACAATGATATCGTCGCTGCCATGAGTGAGATGGAAGACTTCGAACAAGCTTTTAAGGCGGCTATTGATTTCGCCAAAAAAGACAAGCACACATTGGTTGTCGCAACGGCTGACCACTCAACCGGCGGGTATTCCATCGGTGCGGACGGCATCTACAACTGGTTCAGCGAACCTATTAAAGCCGCAAAGCGCACACCTGATTTTATGGCAGAAAAAATCGCTGACGGCGCAGGTGTTGAAAAAACATTAAAAACGTATATTGACCAAAAGAAATTATCTTTAACAAAATCAGAAATTCAATCTGTTGAAAAAGCCGCAAAAACGAAAGAAGTGCTTGAAATCGATAACGCGATCGAGGAGATTTTCAATAAACGCTCCCACACTGGATGGACGACAAGCGGACATACTGGTGAAGATGTTCCCGTCTACGCGTACGGACCGTCCAGCGAGGATTTTGCAGGGCAAATTGATAATACTGAAATCGCCAAAAAAGTTTTCGACGCTTTACAATACAAGATTAAGATTAACGATAAGTAATAGAATACAAGGTGTCCCGTTACTTGTATGAAAGTGACGGGCTCTCTTTTTAATGGAGGAATCATGATGAGACGAATTCTTTCGATTGCTGTTTTTATCGTCATGCTTGCGGGCTGCTCGTCAAACGCCAATACAGAAAAACAAAATGCGGGCGATGAGCAAAAGGTAAAAGCCGCTCCGCAGAGCACATCATCTCAAAAAGACAGCAGAGATGAGTATCAGCCTAATTCCCAAGTTACCGATGACCGATCTTTGACGAAGGCGGGCCAAACGTTTTCTGATGACAAAGGAAAAGCTGTTTTAAAGGATATCAAGCAAGTGAATCAAACTTACAAGATTGGCGACGTGGAGTTAACAGTAAAAGAGATGAAGCTGATCCATTTGCGTCCGGACTACAGCATGATTGATTATTTTCATGTGTTAACACACGATGAGGAGTTTGATTTCGTTAAGGTCTTCGTTGACATCAAGAACACATCTTCAAAGAAAGTAAATGTTGCGCCGATTGCCTTAATGAAAACAAATACAGGGGAAACCTTTGATTGGAACAAAGACATTTATCTTGAAGAGTTAAATGGGGAATTGGAAGCCGGAGCCGAGAAGTCCGGAAACCTTGGTTTTATTGTGAACGCATCAAGCGGCCATGACCATGATGAAGAGTCTCATCAGAAAAAAGCAAAAGAGATCAAATGGATCGAAATCACAACAAGTGACGTCTTTGACCACAACCATCAGAAAATCAGTGATGCTCAAAAGATTAAAATCGAGTTTTAAATGTCGAACTCCCGTCCTGAATGACGGGAGTTCTTTGCTTATTTGGTTTTTTGACGAATCAATTTATTCATCCGCTCCATCACTTCATCCATGTCCATGCACTCTTGGAAGCTTTGATTGATTTTTTGGATCCCTTTCGTATATTGATCGTGATGCAAAACCTCATCTACGCCCTCTTTTAATTTTTGCACATCAACTTCATCTTTTGAGATGACATAGCCAGCATGAAGTTCAGAAAGACGCTGTGCCACCATTGGCTGATCCTTGTCATGGGGCAATACAACCAAAGGCACATTGAAATGGATGCCTTCATTTACGCTGTTCATTCCGCCGTGTGTAATAAAAACATCAGCATGATCCAGAACCTCCAGCTGAGGGACATATGGGGCGATGATAAAGTTTTCCGGCGCCTGCTTTAATTTGGCCAGATCCGCTTTTTCTCCGGCAGCGATAACGACTTTTCCGTTAAAGCAAGAAAATGCATCTATACAAAGGTTGAAAAATTCCTCCGTATGATCCAGAACAGTGCCCATTGAAATATAAATGACCTTTTCATCTTTTAACTGTTCAATTGGAAAATCTGATTTTTCCGCTCTCTTTGGAAAGCTGGGACCGATAAACAGACATTCATCCCCGAAACGATCGCTTTCAGGCTGAAAATAACGGCTTGTATACACGACATTCAATTCCCCTTTATTGTTCATGAATTGAACCAGATTTTTCGGGGCAACACCGTACGTTTCTTTCATTTGAGCCAAAAGGTCTTCGCATTCTTGATCCAATTCAAGCGGGATTCCGGATTCCGGATGCAGTGGCAGGATTTTCAGATGCTCTTCGCCAAACAGGAAGGATGCTGATGAAGAGACTCCGGGAATATCTAAGAAATCCCTCACCAATTCCCCCGCCCCGAATTTATCAAAATAAACAAAATCAAATTGAATGCTCTTAGATAAGTCTTTTACTATATGTAAAATGTCCAGCGAGGTTTTGATATGGATTTTAAGAAACTCAAGAATTCCATTGGGTGAAGCGATTTGAATAGGTGTTGTTCGGAGCAGGTCGCGGTGAAGGTGGACAGTTGCGCCCGCTGCTTCTAATCGTTTTTTATATGTTTCAGTGGAAATATAATGGACATCATATCCCTTCTCGGAAAATGCTTTTGTGATGCCTAAGGTTGGATTCACATGGCCTTCCGCCGGAAAATTTAAAATCAATACCGTTTTCATTTTGACTACTCCCTCTCACTCGCTATGTTTGATCAGACTCTACTAATCGTAAAATGGGAACGCAACGCCACGCAAGGGACAAATGATTGATTCATGAAACGCATCTGGACTAAATCCTGAAAAGACACCAAGCTTTGGTGTCTTTTTCATACCTTTCTGATCGTAAAAAATTTCCGCAAAAGCCATGGGCCTGGCGTGAAACCCAAGGTTAACTGCCAAGCGCCTATGGCTTGCAGTCCGTATTCCCGGACGATCAGCATTTTCTGGCTCATGCTTCTGACATCTTCAAACCATACCTCATGCGTCCGCCCCTGTTGATCACGGTATCGGAAAAAAGGTGATTGGTATTCGGCTGAATATTGGATCGGGGTTTGGTACCTCATCGCTGTTTCGATTGCATTTTGATTTGAAATGGCTGAAGCAACAGTGCCCGGCTGGTACGGGATAATCCAGTCGTACCCGTAGAGCGGAACTCCAATGATGATTTTTCTGCTTGGCACCTGCGCAATCGCAAACTCAATGGTGCTTCTGATCTCCGAAATCGGCGCTACAGGCCCCGGCTCACTTCCGGCATGATGCCAATCATAAGCCATGATAAACATATAATCGACAACTGCTCCGATCCCTCCGTAATCATAGCCCCTCAGCCATGGAATATTATCGCTTGTTTTTGCAGGAACAGCTATCGTCAGCACATACCCTCCCGCCTGAAGACGATCTCTCAGCTGGCGCAAAAATCCAGTGAACAGATCACGATCCGCGGCGCTTACCTGTTCAAAATCGATTGTCACACCCCCATATCCTCTTGTCGAGACCAAGTAATAAATATTGTTGACCAGATTGGTTCTCGCTGCCGGATTGTTCAGGACTTGGCGAACGAGTTCTGTGCTGAAACCATCTGATGTAAGGTTTGTTATGGTAGCAAGCGGCGTCACTCGTCTTTGCCATGTGGTCTCGATTGCGGCCGCATCATTCAATTGATTTGCAATGTCGCCGTTAGGTGCAAAATGGTATTCGAAAATCGAAATTGAAGACGAGTATGGGGCAAAGTCATTAATTAATTCGCGATCGAGATCGGGATTTCGGAGCACATAAAAACTTAACGTTCCCGCAATGTAATTTGAGATAGAAGGGATCGTTATTTTTGCTCCGACTTGCAATTCATTTGGGCTGATGCCCGGGTTTGCCGCCCGCAGCCGCTCTAATGGAACAAACGATTTTGCCGCAATGGCGGTCAGCGTGTCTCCCGGCTGAACCGTATACACATAAAGAGGGATAAGCAGAGCCTGACCGGGCACGATATTCGTTTCTTCTAACCCGTTCACACCTTGGATTTGATCAACAGCAGCATCGTATCTTCTGCCTATGGAAAACAAAGAATCACCAGGCCGGACGATATGGATAAACATGTGTAACCCCCATTATTCGTTAATAAATCCATCATAAAATGGTATTAACGGGAGCCCTTTTATATGTTTGTGAACACAAAAAAACCAAGGAGAAGCTCCCCCTGGTACCGTATCACGCAAATCAATTCTCTTTTCCTTCTCCAATCACATGTTTCAAATGCTCACAGTCATGATTGAAATGAGCCATCACATACTGTTTGGCCGCTTCTTTATTTTTCTTTTTCACTTCTTCAAATATCTTGCGGTGTTCACTCAATATCGTCTCTGCACGGTGGTCGCCAGTATAATTTAGGATTCTGCAAAAGTGAATCAGATCATTGACATGCTCAAGCAAATTTTTCAAATGTCTGTTATGGCTAAAATCGACAAGGAGCTCATGAAATTTTTGGTTTAAGCTGATGATTACCGTATCTTCTGTTCCGTTGTGAATGGCTTTTTCTGTTTCTTCAAGCTGTTTTTCAAGAATGGCAAGCTCTTCCTCATCCGCTTCTTCTATGACTAGCTCAACTGCCAGCTGCTCCAGCGGAATTCTGATTTTATAAATCTCATCTACATCTTTTGCCGTTAACGATGTAATAGAAAATCCATTTCGGTCATCTGCTTTTAACAAACCGTCTTTCTCAAGCAGCCGCATAGCTTCCCTTATCGGAGATCGGCTGACACCAAAGCTTTTCGCCAGTTGTGTTTCGTTGATCCGTTCCCCCGGCTTAAAAGTTCCGTTGAAGATCATTTTTTTCAGCTGGTTATAAAATTGCAGGTAGTAAGGAGTCGGTTTGTCTAATTTAAAATCGTCCATATATAATACCTCTTTTGAATATATTCATGGGCTTTTCTTCATCAAAATCATATAACAGATGGTAATGGGAAGCAACAAACTGCCTTGTCAGATCTCAGAATTTGAGGTACGATATGTTTGCTGAACGACGGTCGACGGACTACTGGCAACTGAAAAACCGGCATGCTTTTCATCGTCAATGAGCCGCCATACCTCCGCCAAAACAGCGCACTCTTACATTCTTAGACCTTTTCAATGGAGGAAAAATATGCTCATTATTCTAGTTATGTTTCTTTTGGGAATTATTTTAGGCTTTATTGGTGCCGGAGGAGCAGGCTTTGTCATTGCACTTTTAACTCTTCTTTTCCATATCCCGATTCATACGGCTCTTGGCACTTCTCTCGCCGGCATGGCTTTTACCAGCTTATCAGGGGCGTACAGCCATTATTGTGAAGGCAACATTCAGATGAAAATCGGCTTAACAGTCGGATGCTTTGCTGCGGTTGGCTCATTTTTCGGCGCCAAGCTGACATCCTTTATTCCGTCTGATTTGCTACACTACTTGACGGCTGGGATGTTGTTTTTATCAGCGATTCTCATTTTAATCAGATTGTTTCTTTTAAAAGAGAAGGCTCAAATGAATCAGAGCCACCTTTCAACGTATACGAGAGCGGTCATTTTAGGCATTGTTTCCGGCGTTCTTTCCGGCACTTTCGGCATTGGGTCGGCGCCTTTTATTCAAATCGGTTTAATGATCATGCTGAACCTGTCCATCCGCCATTCTGTCGGAACGACGATGCTTGTGATCATTCCTCTCGCTGTAGGTGGAGGAATCGGATACATCACAGAAGGTTATGTCGATTATATACTGCTGATGAAAGTCTTAGTCGGCACGATGTGCGGTGCCTATGTAGGCGCGAAATTCACCAACCTTATGCCAAAGGTGGTTCTGAAATCGGCCATCTTCTTGACTCCTGCGATTGCGGGCCTGCTGTTATTATTCTAACTAAAACAAAAAACCTGACGCCATGTCAGGTTTTTTTATGAGCTGTGCTCCGCTCGCTCCTTCGTTAGTCCAAAAAACGCCAGCGAACCGATGACCGCTGTCACAAACATGATCGCTCCCATTGGAATGGCAGTCGTTTCATTAATGCCGACAAGCGGGGAAACGATCGATCCGAGGAGAAGCGGAAGCATGCCAAGCAGCGCACTTGCGCTTCCGGCTCGTTGCCCCTGCTTCTCCATAGCCAGCGTAAACGTGCTGGTCAGAACCATGCCAATTGTAATCATGTAAATAAAAATGGATATGACTAATGTGGCGAGAGGGCCGTGAATAATGGTCATAGCTAAAAGCACAGCCGTCGCAATCATAGCGGTAATGACAGCTATGCGAAGCAGGCTTTTTTCATGGATGATTCCGCCAAAGCGCCCGATGATAAAGCTGCCCGATATAATCGCCAGGCCGTTAATGCCGAACAGAATACTAAACACCTGCGGCGACACTCCATAAATATCCTGGTATACAAAAGGCGTACCGGACACATATGCAAAGCTTCCCCCGTGAACAAATCCGACCGTTAACGCGTACCCCATAAAGGACCGATCCTTCAGCAGGCTGCCCATCGTTTTAACAGATGTTCCGATTGAGCTTGGAATCCGTTTTTCCGGCGGCAGCGTTTCTTTTAATCGAAACGCAATCAACAGGACAAGTAAAAACCCGATGATTGTTAACACGTGAAAAATCGTATGCCACGTTGCAAATGGCAAAAGCAAAATGGCGCCGCCTGTCATTGGCGCAACCATTGGCGCAACAGCTGTAATAACCATTAACAGCGAGAAAAATTTAGAAAGCTCTCTTCCAGTAAACACATCGCGGACGATGGCGCGAGACAGCACAAGTCCCGCGGAAGCGGTGAACCCTTGTAAAAAGCGCGCAGTCACTAGTGTTGTAATGTTGGGCGACAGCGCACAAAACAGAGAAGATAACGCAAATAAAAAAATACAGATTAATAGCGGCTTTCGTCTTCCCTGCGCGTCACTGACCGGCCCGACGATCAGCTGGCCGATGGTAAGGCCGACCAGACAGGCTGTTAAACTTAACTGTACAAGTGAAGCACTTGCTGATAAATCATCCGCGATTTCAGGAAAACTCGGCAAATACATATCTATATTAAGCGGGCCCAATATAGCAAGCATGCCGAGCAGCAACGCCAATGCCAAGCGTTCTTTTCCAGTAGGATTTTGCAGCATGTTATCAAACCTTCCCTTCAACCTAGTCCCTTATGTCAAATCCATGTCAACCCCAACGATGGATTGAAGCTGTGAAACATTTGTATATTGTATCATAACTTTCAAGCTGTGAAAGCCGCTTAAAGCTTGAACGAAAGACACAAAAAAATCAGGGTCTTCTGCCCTGATCAAGTAAGTGCCGATCCTCTTGTTTTATGCCCATAACCGCAAACCCGCCATAAGAAGTACACCGCTGATCACAGTAATGGATAAGCTTTTCGTTTTCATCGCAATCAAGAGGGTCGGGATCAAGATGGCGGCTGCAGGCCAATTCAATTGCACAGTACCATTAGACTGAATCATACAATCCTTTACGACCAGCGCTGTCAATATACACACCGGCACATAGGAAAGCCATTTGAGCACGGGCTCCGGCAAAGTGATATTCCGTACAACTAAAAAAGGAATGATACGGGGAATCATCGTCACCAGCGCACAGCCGATAATCACCATCAAGACGTATGTATTGATACTCATTTATCCGTCACCACCCCGATTGTCGCTACGATGGCCGTTGATATGATGACAGCAAGATGAGACGGCATAAAGAAAGAAAACACAACCATGGCGATCACCATATAGATCATGAGAGAGACATAATGTTTGAGCTTCGCCGGCACAACATGCTCCAATTGAAGAATCAGCAGCGCTAAAAACATGGCCGTCACCGCGAAATCAAGTCCGAATGATTCCGGGTCGGTTATCCATTTGCCAAAAACAGCACCCGCCAGACAAGACAGCACCCAGCACGCATATGCTGTAAGGTTTAAGCCGAACATCCAGCGATCGTTAATCGGCTCGTTTTTGACAATCTTATTGGAAGCCACACCAAACGACTCATCTGTCACCATCATGCCGATCCCTACATTTTTCGCCAGTGAATACTTTGAAAAATGAGGAGCGAGCGCAGCACTTAATAGAAAATTCCGCAAATTCACGATAAACGTCGTCAAAATAATGGCGGACATCGGGCTGTTTACCGCCAACAACGCACACATAATAAACTGGGCGCCGCCCGCAAAAACCAATCCCGACATAAGCACAATTTCCATCACGCTCAAATGCGATGCAATTCCCACGATTCCGAGTGCCAATCCTACACTGATGTAACCGATCAGCGTCGGGATACAATCTTGAAGCCCCTTCAGAAATGTCGGCTCGTCAGTTTGTGCATGAGCCATTTCTTTCTCAGATATCATTCTGGTCCCCTCCTCGTCTAACATATTATACACTTGTATGTTATAGCTGACAATAGAATGTAATAACAGATTTCCATATGTTATAATGAAAACGAATATGGACGTAAGGAGATACATGTATGGATGATATCCAAGCCATTATCGCAATGAATCTGGTCAAACTTAGAAAAAACAGAAAACTGACTCTTGATCAAGTTTCTGAATTAACGGGTGTCAGCAAAGCGATGCTCGGACAAATCGAAAAAGGGAAATCAACCCCGACTGTCACCACGCTATGGAAGATCGCAAACGGGCTTCAAGTATCCTTTTCTATATTTCTGAAAGAAGACAAACCGAAAGTGAAAAAAATCAATCTGAAGGATATTGAACCTGTTACAGATAATGAAGAAAACTACAGTGTCTACCCTTTTTTTCCCTACAATCCTGAAACAAAGTTTGAAATTTACGTTGTTGATCTGAAACCTGGATGTATACATGAAGCAAAAACACATTTAGGAGAAGAATATCTACTCATTAAAGAAGGTGAATTAACGGTTAAACTGCAAGACCAGGAGCACATGCTCGCTTCAGGAGATGCCCTGCAATTTACAGGATCAACCCCGCACAGCTACATCAATTCTTCTGAAAAAACGGCCAGCTTTTTTCTGCTGATGTTTTATCCTGAGCCGCAAGAATGACCAAAACCTCCCTTCATAAACGAGGGAGATTTTTCAAATGTGCAAATGGCTTGCAAGTTGGAATCAATCATTGTATATTAATTGACGTGTCAATCATTGATATATCAATTAATAGATTTGACAAGAAAGAAGGGATGGGTTTTGGCGTCATTTTGTTCAGAGGAAGCCGAGATTTTATATCAGCTGCAAGGCGTGAACAAGGTGATTGGCGTGAAGTTCGAGGCATGCACGGGCATCAGCCAATCTCGTTTGGAATTGCTGACATTGCTTTATCATGCAGATGAGATCAGTCAAAGCGACCTTCAAAAGAAAGTAAATATAGATAGTGCAGCCGTCACTAGACACCTGAAACAGCTGGAAGCCAAAGGCATGGTCTCAAGACGGCGCAAGCCTGAGGACAATCGCATCACCCTTGTTCAGTTAACAGCCCAAGGAAGAGAGCGGATCGAGTCTTCTAAGAAAGAAA
The Bacillus vallismortis genome window above contains:
- a CDS encoding MarR family transcriptional regulator, with amino-acid sequence MTCQSLIYQLIDLTRKKGWVLASFCSEEAEILYQLQGVNKVIGVKFEACTGISQSRLELLTLLYHADEISQSDLQKKVNIDSAAVTRHLKQLEAKGMVSRRRKPEDNRITLVQLTAQGRERIESSKKEKERFMKEMLANVSADERRLLIGVLARMRNNIDNIEA